A genomic region of Exiguobacterium oxidotolerans JCM 12280 contains the following coding sequences:
- the pulA gene encoding type I pullulanase, which yields MALKQTADMLTLTPKEMDERYAYRGMDLGATFEETTIRVRLWAPTAERVVIRLYRTLRARKVEEVELSAAERGTFVAELDRAVYEGYFYTFQAIVDGQKVEAVDPYAKAVGTNGKRGALIDPSSVQPDRWIEERPMFHSSQDAVIYELNVRDATSHPASGVVERGTFRGLTEAGTRTKNGGLTGLDYLADLGVTHVQLLPIYDFGSVNEAAPNDPDNYNWGYDPVNFFAPEGSYASNADDPKARIRELKELVQALHDRGIRVIMDVVFNHTYDADKVPLGQFVPGYFYRQEADGTLSNGSFCGNDTASERFMMRKFIIDCVTYWAKEYHLDGFRFDLMGLHDIETMNQVRHALDRIDPSILIIGEGWDLDTPLPLDQKANYFNASQMPGIAHFNNGLRDGLKGDVQTPEDRGFISGAFDRTNEVKRGIAGNVSSQGFADEPNQVVSYVEAHDDLTVWDKLSVSRPEDTDEVRRKRQMLANAIILTGQGIPFLHAGQEFFRTKDGIRDSFNAGEVVNRLDYERAETFSSSVEYVKGLIAMRRQYPMFRLENTAMIRKHLRFLEEGEGIIAYELKRTYEGYVERQRVYHNATDEDVTIELPSGEFEVLVENGAVKIHAPRLHEERELLIPALTTTVVAERKADYKKYAVAGGTALTIIGLLYAANKRRKKE from the coding sequence ATGGCTTTGAAACAAACAGCAGATATGTTGACGCTCACGCCAAAGGAGATGGATGAGCGTTATGCCTATAGAGGAATGGACTTGGGTGCGACTTTTGAAGAGACGACGATTCGTGTTCGATTGTGGGCACCGACGGCGGAACGTGTGGTCATCCGTCTGTACCGGACGCTGCGTGCAAGAAAAGTAGAGGAAGTCGAACTGTCAGCCGCTGAACGGGGGACATTCGTCGCAGAACTCGATCGTGCTGTGTATGAAGGTTATTTTTATACATTTCAAGCCATCGTCGACGGTCAGAAAGTCGAAGCGGTCGACCCTTATGCAAAAGCAGTCGGAACGAACGGAAAGCGTGGTGCTTTAATCGATCCGTCCAGCGTACAACCGGACCGTTGGATTGAGGAGCGACCGATGTTCCATTCGTCACAAGATGCTGTCATTTATGAGTTGAACGTTCGCGACGCGACAAGTCATCCGGCGAGTGGTGTGGTCGAACGAGGTACGTTCCGCGGATTGACGGAAGCAGGTACGCGGACGAAAAATGGTGGATTGACGGGACTCGACTACTTAGCTGATTTAGGTGTGACGCACGTCCAATTACTTCCTATCTATGATTTCGGTTCGGTCAACGAAGCAGCACCAAACGATCCGGACAATTACAACTGGGGATACGATCCGGTCAATTTCTTTGCACCGGAAGGCTCCTATGCATCAAATGCAGATGATCCAAAAGCACGCATCCGTGAGCTCAAAGAATTGGTCCAAGCACTGCACGACCGTGGAATCCGAGTCATCATGGATGTCGTCTTCAATCATACGTATGATGCGGACAAGGTGCCGCTCGGTCAATTCGTACCAGGTTATTTTTATCGCCAGGAAGCGGATGGAACCCTTTCAAACGGCAGTTTCTGCGGAAATGATACAGCTTCTGAGCGTTTCATGATGCGGAAGTTCATCATCGATTGCGTGACGTACTGGGCAAAAGAGTATCATCTCGACGGATTCCGGTTCGACTTGATGGGACTCCACGATATCGAAACGATGAACCAAGTTCGTCATGCACTCGATCGAATCGACCCGTCGATTTTAATCATCGGTGAAGGCTGGGATTTAGATACACCGTTACCGCTCGATCAAAAAGCGAACTATTTCAATGCCTCGCAGATGCCGGGGATTGCACACTTCAATAACGGCTTACGTGACGGGTTAAAAGGAGATGTCCAAACACCGGAGGACCGCGGCTTCATCAGCGGTGCATTCGATCGGACGAATGAAGTCAAGCGCGGGATTGCTGGAAACGTGTCGTCGCAAGGCTTTGCGGATGAGCCGAACCAAGTCGTCTCCTATGTCGAAGCACATGACGACTTAACAGTTTGGGACAAGCTCTCTGTCTCACGCCCGGAGGATACGGACGAAGTACGACGCAAACGTCAAATGCTTGCCAATGCAATCATTTTGACGGGACAAGGGATTCCCTTCCTCCACGCGGGTCAAGAGTTCTTCCGGACGAAGGATGGGATTCGTGATAGCTTCAATGCGGGAGAAGTCGTGAATCGACTCGATTATGAACGGGCAGAGACATTCAGTTCTTCCGTTGAATATGTCAAAGGGTTGATTGCGATGCGCCGTCAATATCCGATGTTCCGTCTTGAAAATACAGCGATGATTCGCAAACATCTCCGCTTTCTAGAAGAAGGGGAAGGCATCATTGCATATGAGCTGAAGCGGACATATGAAGGTTACGTCGAGCGTCAACGTGTCTATCATAATGCGACAGATGAAGACGTAACGATTGAATTGCCAAGTGGTGAGTTCGAAGTGCTTGTCGAAAACGGGGCAGTCAAAATCCATGCGCCTCGTCTGCACGAGGAACGAGAATTATTGATTCCGGCACTGACGACGACCGTAGTGGCCGAGCGAAAAGCAGACTATAAAAAGTATGCGGTCGCGGGTGGCACGGCATTGACGATCATCGGTCTTTTGTACGCAGCAAACAAACGTCGGAAAAAAGAGTAA
- a CDS encoding NADH-dependent flavin oxidoreductase, translating into MANEKMFDTFTLPNGVTLKNRVMMAPMTNYAAEENGEVSEVELAYYAARSGGVGAVITACANVTADGQGFPNEFGAERDELIPSLKRLATTIQDQGAKAILQIFHAGRMAPPELVGGQTVSASAVAPEREGAMTPRALEAEEVEAIIEAFGQATRRAMEAGFDGVEIHGANTYLIQQFVSPHSNRRDDKWGGSLEKRLAFPLAVVDAVEAVAKQDPSFIVGYRFSPEEIENPGITLEDTMQLVDVLAKKDLDYLHVSVMDFFAGSIRDENETRSPITLVQERVGQQVPVIGVGSLHTPEEVERALTEVPLVALGRELIMEPNWVEKVEAGDVASIRTELDPTTQEELVMPDALWQGIISRPGWFPIKQTTK; encoded by the coding sequence ATGGCTAATGAAAAAATGTTTGATACGTTTACACTTCCAAACGGAGTGACATTGAAAAACCGCGTCATGATGGCGCCGATGACAAACTATGCGGCAGAAGAGAACGGTGAAGTTTCGGAAGTGGAACTCGCTTATTATGCAGCGCGTTCAGGTGGGGTCGGTGCAGTCATCACAGCGTGTGCCAACGTCACGGCAGACGGGCAAGGTTTCCCAAATGAATTCGGCGCAGAGCGCGATGAACTCATTCCAAGCTTAAAACGCCTCGCGACAACGATTCAAGACCAAGGCGCAAAAGCGATTCTTCAAATTTTCCACGCAGGTCGGATGGCACCACCAGAACTCGTTGGCGGGCAGACGGTCAGTGCGAGTGCTGTAGCACCAGAACGTGAAGGCGCCATGACACCACGTGCGCTCGAAGCAGAAGAAGTCGAAGCTATCATCGAAGCATTCGGTCAAGCGACACGTCGCGCGATGGAAGCTGGATTTGATGGTGTTGAAATTCATGGTGCCAATACGTACTTGATTCAACAATTCGTCTCACCACACTCAAACCGTCGTGATGACAAATGGGGAGGAAGCCTTGAAAAACGTTTGGCATTCCCACTTGCTGTCGTTGATGCAGTCGAAGCGGTCGCAAAACAAGATCCATCGTTCATCGTCGGATATCGCTTCTCACCAGAAGAAATCGAAAACCCAGGGATTACACTAGAAGACACAATGCAGCTCGTCGACGTTCTTGCGAAAAAAGACCTCGACTACCTTCATGTCTCCGTCATGGACTTCTTTGCTGGTTCGATTCGTGATGAAAACGAAACACGTTCGCCAATCACACTCGTTCAAGAGCGTGTTGGACAACAGGTTCCAGTCATCGGTGTCGGATCACTCCACACACCAGAAGAAGTCGAACGTGCCTTAACAGAAGTGCCACTCGTCGCACTCGGTCGTGAATTGATCATGGAACCGAACTGGGTCGAAAAAGTCGAAGCAGGAGACGTCGCTTCGATTCGGACAGAACTTGATCCAACAACACAAGAAGAACTCGTGATGCCAGATGCACTATGGCAAGGAATTATTAGCCGTCCAGGCTGGTTCCCAATCAAACAAACGACGAAATAA
- a CDS encoding MATE family efflux transporter, translating into MALVGMPIMGIVQGMQPIVGYNFGSKQFDRMSLAIKLAMRYGLSLSITLWLLIQLFPRFWVGMFTNDTALLDDGSTAMRILFAVSFVYGIQMIINGMYQSLAKARIALFLSLSRQTLYTIPLVLILPVFFGVQGVWFAFPIADSMAVLTAVVFAYRDRTMLFKPNEYVEPETDTVQAK; encoded by the coding sequence ATGGCGCTCGTCGGGATGCCGATCATGGGAATCGTCCAAGGGATGCAACCAATCGTCGGCTACAACTTTGGTTCGAAACAATTCGACCGCATGTCGCTCGCCATCAAACTTGCGATGCGGTACGGTTTGTCATTATCGATTACACTTTGGTTATTGATTCAACTCTTCCCACGCTTCTGGGTCGGAATGTTCACGAATGATACCGCACTGCTCGATGATGGTTCGACCGCGATGCGGATTCTTTTCGCTGTCTCGTTCGTCTATGGGATTCAGATGATCATTAACGGGATGTATCAATCACTCGCGAAAGCGCGGATCGCTTTGTTCCTGTCCTTGTCGCGGCAAACGTTGTATACGATTCCGCTTGTCCTGATTTTACCGGTCTTCTTCGGTGTACAGGGAGTCTGGTTCGCCTTCCCGATTGCTGACTCAATGGCGGTCCTGACCGCCGTCGTCTTCGCTTACCGGGACCGTACTATGCTCTTTAAACCAAATGAGTATGTAGAACCGGAAACAGATACAGTACAAGCGAAATAA
- a CDS encoding 3'-5' exonuclease yields MPKPYTLAIDFETANRNSRSICAFGWSVLSEGNVVTSQQVLINPEESFDAGNIRVHGIRPSDVWDAPALPEAMAAHGLFELIENAELIVAHNASFDMGALQKAIQKYDLYQMPSFQYGCTVKLSRKLYPWLPNHKLNTMAEFLGVSFKHHDAKEDAYICALLLQDMLDRTNIEHPVELHRFCGVRMGEVAY; encoded by the coding sequence ATGCCAAAGCCTTACACACTGGCGATTGATTTTGAAACGGCCAACCGGAATAGTCGCAGCATCTGTGCTTTCGGATGGTCCGTGTTATCGGAAGGGAACGTCGTCACGAGCCAACAAGTTTTGATCAATCCGGAAGAAAGCTTTGATGCTGGCAACATCCGTGTCCACGGCATTCGACCGAGCGACGTCTGGGATGCACCAGCGCTACCCGAAGCGATGGCAGCACATGGCTTATTCGAGCTGATTGAAAACGCGGAACTGATTGTCGCCCACAACGCTTCTTTCGACATGGGTGCACTTCAAAAAGCGATTCAAAAATATGATTTGTATCAAATGCCGTCTTTTCAATATGGCTGCACGGTCAAATTGTCACGGAAACTCTATCCTTGGTTGCCGAATCATAAATTGAATACGATGGCCGAATTTTTAGGTGTATCGTTTAAACACCACGATGCAAAAGAAGATGCCTATATTTGCGCCTTGTTGCTGCAGGATATGCTCGACCGAACGAACATCGAACATCCGGTCGAGTTGCACCGTTTTTGTGGTGTACGGATGGGGGAAGTCGCTTATTAA
- a CDS encoding YycC family protein, translating into MKPLQLSADTAVELAKRLNVPLEQLMHMPRHILIQKLVELESEQADATTESSDEETN; encoded by the coding sequence ATGAAACCATTACAACTTTCTGCTGATACGGCAGTCGAGCTCGCGAAGCGGCTGAATGTACCACTCGAACAATTGATGCATATGCCGCGTCACATCTTAATCCAAAAGTTAGTCGAACTCGAGAGCGAACAAGCGGATGCTACAACTGAATCAAGTGATGAGGAGACAAACTAA
- a CDS encoding MMPL family transporter translates to MERLGQKIVRFRKSISLVWLIALIVLGYFALQLPDQLKGNGFTRDGEFQQVEQVLEQEFKQDPHQIIVLFEGDEPTIRKEMTRHVTLFRDIKGVGQVVGPTENPQAIRDGKGYLTVGTPDIEQKWTKAVENKVDVPNDVSVRLTGEPLIVDDLNTASKNDLVRAELIGVPAALLVLLIVFGTPLAAVLPLIMGLVTFIFGAGTLYFVAGQQELSIFVLNAVAMISLALGIDFSLLYVNRFREEQGKGYSIARAAEVSVATAGRSILFSGICVFVGLAGLLVIDVDVFQAVAIGTLVSVLGAVISAITLLPALLALFGTGLEKGRIFKSGSDRGERRWRNLARFVMKRPVAITIFSLILLVPCLIPLRDLELNIPQASALPEDYASRLAFESWEKKFGDDGTDAVVLVEGDFSSEAGLRRLEDATRNFQADSGVKDVISGATLAEQNGLDLEQAVQVEQAKQQLTPWIAFDADVARVNVNLVGDPGDQASQDWVRKVREMGYTIGGPAAFNQEIYDEIYDKMPLALSVVLLATFLILLIAFRSILIPIKAILMNLLSLGATFGLLVILFESGLVFPAETIGILTPVFIFSLVFGLSMDYEVFLVSRMEEYYDETGDNDVATEMGLAKTSKIITSAALIMIVVTGAFAFTGVSPIKQLGVGIALAIFIDATIVRMLLVPALMKLFGHWNWWWPGGRRKRQTKWH, encoded by the coding sequence ATGGAACGTCTTGGTCAGAAGATTGTTCGCTTTCGAAAAAGCATCAGTCTCGTCTGGTTGATTGCACTGATTGTCCTTGGGTATTTCGCCCTTCAGTTACCCGATCAATTAAAAGGGAACGGCTTCACCCGTGACGGGGAATTTCAACAAGTGGAGCAAGTGTTAGAACAAGAATTTAAGCAAGACCCGCATCAAATCATCGTCTTGTTTGAAGGGGATGAACCAACGATTCGTAAGGAAATGACGCGGCATGTCACGTTGTTTCGTGACATTAAAGGAGTCGGGCAGGTCGTTGGACCAACCGAAAATCCACAAGCGATTCGGGACGGCAAAGGATATCTTACGGTCGGGACCCCCGATATTGAACAGAAATGGACGAAAGCCGTCGAAAATAAAGTAGATGTTCCGAATGACGTGTCTGTCCGACTGACTGGCGAACCACTGATCGTCGACGACTTGAACACGGCCTCGAAAAATGACTTAGTTCGCGCAGAGTTGATTGGTGTTCCAGCGGCTTTACTTGTCTTACTTATCGTCTTTGGGACACCCTTGGCAGCTGTCTTACCGCTCATCATGGGACTCGTTACCTTCATCTTCGGTGCCGGGACTCTCTATTTTGTTGCGGGTCAACAAGAATTATCGATTTTTGTCCTGAATGCCGTCGCGATGATTTCACTCGCGCTCGGAATCGATTTTTCACTGCTCTACGTCAATCGTTTTCGAGAGGAACAGGGCAAAGGGTATTCGATTGCGCGGGCAGCAGAAGTCTCTGTCGCGACAGCCGGTCGTTCGATTTTATTTTCTGGGATTTGCGTCTTTGTCGGGCTCGCCGGTCTATTAGTGATTGACGTCGATGTCTTTCAAGCTGTCGCGATCGGGACGCTCGTCTCTGTACTGGGTGCCGTCATTAGTGCCATCACGTTACTCCCCGCCTTACTCGCACTGTTCGGTACAGGATTAGAAAAAGGACGGATCTTTAAGTCCGGCTCGGATCGTGGTGAACGACGCTGGCGGAATCTGGCGCGCTTCGTCATGAAGCGTCCTGTTGCGATTACGATTTTTTCACTGATATTACTCGTCCCGTGTTTGATTCCATTGCGTGATCTTGAGTTGAATATCCCGCAAGCGAGTGCCCTGCCGGAAGACTATGCATCACGGCTCGCGTTTGAGTCATGGGAAAAAAAGTTTGGGGATGACGGGACCGACGCAGTCGTCTTAGTCGAGGGGGACTTTTCGTCTGAAGCAGGACTCCGTCGTCTCGAGGACGCGACACGAAATTTTCAAGCAGATAGCGGTGTCAAAGACGTGATTTCCGGCGCGACCTTAGCGGAGCAGAATGGACTTGATTTGGAGCAAGCCGTGCAAGTCGAACAAGCGAAACAGCAGCTGACCCCTTGGATAGCGTTTGACGCGGACGTCGCCCGTGTGAACGTGAATTTAGTCGGGGACCCCGGTGATCAGGCTTCACAGGACTGGGTCAGGAAAGTCCGGGAAATGGGCTATACGATTGGCGGACCGGCTGCATTCAATCAAGAAATCTATGATGAGATTTATGACAAGATGCCGCTTGCGCTCAGTGTCGTGTTACTTGCTACATTCTTGATTTTATTGATTGCCTTTCGTTCGATCTTAATTCCGATTAAAGCGATTTTGATGAACCTACTCAGTCTTGGGGCGACATTCGGATTGCTCGTGATTCTATTTGAATCAGGACTCGTTTTTCCGGCAGAAACGATTGGCATTTTGACTCCGGTCTTCATCTTTTCACTTGTATTCGGTCTATCGATGGACTATGAAGTGTTCTTGGTTTCCCGGATGGAGGAATATTATGACGAGACGGGAGACAATGATGTCGCAACCGAAATGGGACTTGCGAAGACAAGTAAAATCATCACATCGGCTGCTTTGATCATGATTGTCGTCACGGGAGCATTTGCCTTCACCGGCGTCAGCCCGATTAAGCAACTCGGTGTCGGGATTGCACTTGCGATTTTCATCGATGCGACGATCGTTCGGATGCTGTTAGTTCCAGCCTTGATGAAGTTATTCGGACACTGGAACTGGTGGTGGCCGGGCGGTCGACGGAAACGCCAAACGAAGTGGCACTGA
- a CDS encoding 3-hydroxybutyrate dehydrogenase → MKQLEGKVALITGAASGIGLEIAEEFAQEGAKVVIVDLQEQAAKNAAAALTDKGFDAFAVAGDVTSEAAIKTSIEQTMAHYGKIDIVINNAGMQHVSPIEDFSTETFDLMQSIMLRAPFLYTKYVFPIMKEQGFGRILNMSSINGLIGFAGKAAYNSAKHGVIGLTKVAALEGATSGITVNAICPGYVDTPLVQKQLSSLAETRNVPLESVLEEVIYPLVPQQRLLQVKEIADYAIFLSSDKAAGVTGQAVVLDGGYTAQ, encoded by the coding sequence ATGAAACAACTCGAAGGAAAAGTAGCGTTAATTACTGGAGCAGCTAGTGGAATCGGTCTTGAAATCGCTGAAGAATTTGCGCAAGAAGGCGCTAAGGTCGTGATTGTCGACTTGCAGGAGCAGGCAGCGAAAAATGCAGCAGCAGCACTGACGGACAAAGGATTTGACGCCTTTGCAGTTGCAGGTGACGTAACAAGTGAAGCGGCGATTAAAACAAGTATCGAACAGACGATGGCACATTACGGAAAAATTGATATCGTCATCAATAATGCTGGCATGCAACACGTCTCACCCATCGAAGACTTCTCGACAGAGACGTTTGATTTGATGCAAAGTATCATGTTACGGGCACCATTCCTCTATACGAAATATGTCTTCCCGATCATGAAAGAACAAGGATTCGGACGGATTCTCAACATGTCATCCATCAATGGTTTAATTGGTTTTGCTGGGAAAGCGGCATACAACAGTGCGAAGCATGGTGTGATTGGCTTAACGAAAGTCGCAGCACTCGAAGGGGCGACGTCCGGTATTACGGTCAATGCGATTTGCCCGGGTTACGTCGATACACCACTCGTCCAAAAACAGCTATCTTCACTCGCTGAAACGCGGAACGTACCGCTTGAGTCTGTCTTAGAAGAAGTCATTTATCCGCTTGTGCCACAACAGCGTTTGTTGCAAGTAAAAGAAATTGCCGACTACGCGATTTTCTTATCAAGTGATAAAGCAGCTGGCGTGACAGGACAAGCCGTCGTCCTTGATGGTGGATATACAGCGCAATGA
- a CDS encoding metallophosphoesterase family protein, translated as MQYALIADLHSSFSDTRAVLQDIRKRAPAATIFSLGDLHECHVGKKRARRYTYESIAHVVTLNSEYLQLLDFETLLGNQEERIFSLVPFGMSRSLDQLRSALRTKQIGDALFLHGDQFEWSYELVPDTTRFKQRLLFFGHSHQRGLFKDGHRMSAHLDIPISVKKGRYAINVGPVLVEREWLLYDTETASILYRQAR; from the coding sequence ATGCAGTACGCATTGATTGCTGACTTGCACAGTTCCTTTTCGGATACACGTGCTGTGCTACAAGACATTCGTAAACGCGCTCCCGCGGCAACGATTTTCTCACTCGGTGATTTACACGAGTGTCATGTCGGGAAAAAAAGAGCGCGTCGTTACACGTATGAATCGATTGCCCATGTCGTAACGCTCAATTCAGAGTATCTCCAGTTACTTGATTTCGAGACGTTACTCGGCAATCAAGAAGAACGAATTTTTTCACTGGTACCGTTCGGTATGTCTCGCTCGCTTGATCAACTTCGTTCAGCACTTCGGACGAAACAAATCGGCGATGCCTTATTTCTACATGGCGATCAGTTCGAATGGAGTTATGAACTAGTACCGGATACGACACGATTTAAACAACGATTATTATTTTTCGGTCACAGTCACCAACGTGGTTTATTTAAAGACGGACATCGTATGTCAGCTCATCTCGACATCCCGATTTCTGTAAAAAAAGGACGGTACGCGATTAATGTCGGTCCTGTTCTCGTCGAACGTGAATGGCTACTCTATGATACAGAAACAGCGTCAATCCTTTATCGCCAAGCAAGATGA
- a CDS encoding carboxymuconolactone decarboxylase family protein yields the protein MSTHETRHEVGLKKLSEFTDTNSAQSTHDKISESLKDIAPAVGEWITDFAYGEVYSRTGLGNHDRALVTISTLVTQGTEPQLALHINTGLTAGLSGNEIVEAIMHLVPYTGFPRVLNALEVAKTVFAERGITVETE from the coding sequence ATGTCAACGCATGAAACACGTCACGAAGTCGGTCTAAAAAAATTAAGTGAATTCACAGATACGAATTCAGCTCAATCTACACATGATAAAATCTCAGAATCATTAAAAGACATTGCACCTGCCGTCGGAGAATGGATCACGGATTTCGCTTACGGTGAAGTTTACAGTCGCACTGGACTCGGGAACCATGACCGTGCACTCGTCACAATCTCGACACTCGTCACACAAGGAACAGAACCGCAACTTGCCTTACACATTAACACGGGGCTAACAGCTGGTCTCTCAGGAAATGAGATCGTCGAAGCCATCATGCACCTCGTACCGTATACAGGTTTCCCTCGTGTTTTAAATGCGCTAGAAGTCGCAAAAACTGTATTCGCAGAACGCGGTATCACAGTCGAAACAGAATAA
- a CDS encoding LysR family transcriptional regulator, with the protein MDFRQLEYFTEVARFKSFTRAADHLHVTQPTLSKMVRSLEEELDIELFDRSKRQIVLTDAGETLLLEGEKILRQLSDLPSHLYDVMHLTKGTIRIGLPPLIGSLFFPRLLHQFSQQYPMVTIDIVEAGGHALEKAIVAGEVDLIATVFPADEHLTVYPFMEEELHLFLPEHHPLATRSSIALEEVSKMPFVLFNETFSLHNVVLNACRAAGFEPTVTHVSSQWDFLCLLVAEENAVTLLPRSLAQRIQVNGVKTVPLETRVPWQLGVAVPTGRYQSYVTREWIQFIQNFYAKKE; encoded by the coding sequence ATGGATTTTCGACAACTCGAATATTTTACTGAAGTTGCCCGGTTCAAAAGCTTTACCCGTGCCGCCGATCACTTGCATGTCACACAACCAACTTTAAGTAAGATGGTCCGCAGCCTTGAGGAAGAGCTCGATATCGAACTTTTTGACCGCAGTAAACGGCAAATCGTCTTAACGGATGCCGGTGAAACACTTCTTCTTGAAGGCGAAAAAATCTTACGCCAACTTTCGGATTTACCCTCTCACCTGTATGACGTGATGCATTTGACGAAAGGAACCATCCGGATTGGCCTTCCTCCACTGATTGGTTCGCTCTTCTTCCCACGTCTCTTGCATCAATTTTCGCAACAGTACCCAATGGTGACAATCGACATCGTCGAAGCCGGCGGTCATGCATTAGAGAAAGCCATTGTCGCGGGTGAGGTCGATTTGATTGCGACCGTCTTTCCTGCCGATGAACACTTGACGGTTTACCCGTTCATGGAAGAAGAACTACATCTTTTCTTACCGGAACACCATCCGCTCGCTACACGTTCTTCCATCGCGTTAGAAGAAGTGTCAAAAATGCCGTTCGTTTTATTTAATGAAACCTTCTCTCTCCATAACGTCGTTTTAAATGCTTGCCGGGCAGCTGGTTTTGAACCGACCGTCACACATGTCAGTTCGCAGTGGGATTTCCTTTGCCTGCTCGTCGCAGAAGAAAATGCAGTTACACTCCTTCCCCGCTCACTTGCACAGCGGATTCAAGTCAATGGAGTCAAAACAGTTCCATTAGAAACTCGGGTACCTTGGCAATTAGGTGTCGCTGTTCCGACAGGACGATATCAATCGTATGTGACCCGAGAATGGATTCAGTTCATTCAAAATTTCTATGCAAAAAAAGAATGA
- a CDS encoding YajQ family cyclic di-GMP-binding protein has translation MAAKDNSFDIVSQINIEEVKNAMQVALKEITNRFDFKGSKSDMKLEKEDLILISDDDFKLDQVKDVLTTKLIKREVPTKNLQYEKVEQAAGNTVRQRVILKSGIDRDDAKKINNAVKESKLKVKTQIQDDQIRVTAKSRDDLQQVMQIVRELPLSVDVQFINFR, from the coding sequence ATGGCAGCAAAAGATAATTCATTTGATATCGTGTCACAAATCAACATCGAGGAAGTCAAAAACGCGATGCAAGTCGCACTGAAGGAAATTACGAACCGCTTTGATTTTAAAGGTTCGAAGAGTGACATGAAACTTGAGAAAGAGGATTTAATCCTTATCTCAGATGACGACTTCAAACTCGACCAAGTCAAAGACGTCTTGACGACGAAGTTGATTAAACGTGAAGTTCCAACCAAAAACTTGCAGTATGAAAAAGTCGAACAAGCAGCCGGGAATACGGTGCGTCAACGTGTCATCCTAAAAAGCGGAATCGACCGTGATGATGCGAAAAAAATCAACAATGCCGTCAAAGAATCCAAATTAAAAGTCAAAACACAAATCCAAGATGACCAAATCCGTGTCACTGCTAAATCACGTGATGACTTGCAACAAGTCATGCAGATCGTCCGTGAGTTACCATTATCGGTCGACGTCCAGTTCATCAATTTCCGTTAA